The following DNA comes from Allobranchiibius huperziae.
GTGGTCAGCAGGTGGGCGATCCACTCCCGCTGGTCACCGTCGATGGTGCGTTGCGCGAGACGGAACGGCAGTTCGACGTTCTCGACCACGGACAGCGTGGGCACCAGGTTGAACGCCTGGAAGACGAACCCGACCCGGTCGCGCCGCAGGACGGTCCGACCCGCGTCGTCCATCGCGTGCAGTGCCTCGCCGGCGAGGTACACCTCCCCCGAGGTGATGTCGTCCAGGCCGGCGGCCACGTTCATGAAGGTGGACTTGCCCGAGCCCGAGGGGCCCATGATCGCGGTGAAGTCGCCGTCGAAGATGTCGACGGTGACCTGGTCCAGAGCGCGCACGGCGTCCGGGCCGGTGCCGTAGTGCTTGTCGACGCCGCGGAAGGAGACGACGGCTCGGCGTGGCTGGGTGACGGGGTGGATCGACCGGGTCGGGTTCATGACGACGACCCTGCCGCAGCCGCGGGCCGCGGACATCCGCCTGGCGGGCTATCTGTCTACATCTGCGGAGGTATGTCGGACGAGCCGCGGGACGCGGAACGCTCGCGGTACGCCGCGACCGCGGCCGCGCTGTCCTCGGCCATCAGGTCCATGTGGATGGCGGCCCCTGCTGCCGAGCCGGCCGAGGCGGAGGTGACGACCTGGGCCATGAGATTCGCCAGGTTGCCGGCCGCCCACACACCGGGAGTCCCGGTCAGTCCCGTCGGGTCGGTGGGCACGTAGGTACCCACCGACACCCCGCCCATGTCCAAGTCGCTCGTCCGTAGGTCGAGATCCGCCAGCAGATCGCCGCGACCGCGCACGAACGGAGCCACCGCGAGTGCTTCGCGGGCCACGACGTCCCCGGTGGCCAGGCGCACTCCCGTCAGGGCGTCGTCAGCGGTCTCGACGCGCTCGACGGAGCCCACCACATGAGGCACCGAGAGGGCCGCCAGCAGCTCCAGCTGCTCCTCGGTGGGGTCCGGTGCGGTGTGCTGGAAGTAGACGACATCGTCTGTGAGGGTGCGGAAGAGCTGTACCGCGTGCAGCGCGGTCGGACCGGATCCGATCACACCGATCGCCTGGTCGCGTACCTCCCATCCGTGGCAGAACGGGCAGTGCAGCACGTCTCTGCCCCACCGCTCCCGCAGGCCGGCGATATCGGGCAGTACGTCCACGACGCCCGTGGCCAGGAGCAGTCTGCGGGCCGACACGGTCCTGGTGCCGCAGTCCTGCACGTCGATGGTGACGGTGAAGCGCGGACCACCCGCCCCCGACTGTGGCACGACCGCAGCCGAGACGGCCGTGCCGTTGACGATCTGCACCCCGTATCCCGCTGCCTCGGCGCGTCCGATCTCACCGAGCCGGGCCGGTGCCGTGCCCTCGGCGTAGAGGTAGTTGTGCACTCCCTCGGCCGGACCGTTGCGCGGAGCGCCGGCATCGACCAGCAGGACCGTACGCCGGGCGCGCGCCGCGATCTTGGCACCGCTCAGCCCTGCGGCTCCGCCACCGACCACAACGAGGTCGAGGACATCGGTCTGATCGAAGGCTGCGGTCACGCGGGGACTCCTCGACGAAGGGTGCCGGAGCGGGTGTCGCATCCGGTATCGCCAGCATGGAAGCCGCCCGGCCGTAAGAGCAAGGTGGTTTGCCACTACGGCAAAGACCAGAGCGCGCCCCGTCATCCCTTGGCGCCGTTGCTCGCGACGCCGCGGCGACCTGACGTGCAGCGTCAGAGCAGGCCGTGCTCGTAGGCGTAGACCACCAGTTGCACGCGGTCGCGCAGCTGCAGTTTGGCCAGGATCCGGGAGACGTGCGTCTTGACGGTCGCCTCGGACAGTGTTTCAGCAGAGGCGATCTCGGCGTTCGACAGACCGGTGGCCGCCCGCAGCAGGATCTCCCGCTCGCGGGCGGTGAGGGCGTCGTACTCCGGGCCGGGGGCGGCGGCCGTCCGGGTCTTGAACCGGTCGAAGAGAGAGCGCGTGGCACCCGCCGCGACCACCTGGCTGCCGTCCGCCACGGCACGGATGGCCGCGAGCAGCAGCTCCGGCTGGGTGTCCTTGAGGATGAAACCACTCGCGCCGGCGTCGATCGCGTCGGCCGCGGACTCGTCGAGGTCGAAGGTGGTCAGCACCAGCACCCGCGGGGTCTGCTCGGTGGCGTTCGCACGGATGCGCCGGGTCGCAGCGACTCCATCGACTCGGGGCATCCGCACGTCCATCAGCACCACGTCAGGCCGGGTACGTCGGACGAGGTCGATCGCGCCCGCGCCGTCACCCGCTTCGCCGACCAGCTCCAGGTCCGGCTGGCTGCGCACCACCATGGCGATGCCGGCCCGGAACAGCACCTGGTCGTCGACCAGTGCGACCTTGATGGTCACCGGCTCTCCTTCTGCTGTGCCGGGATGTGCGCCACGACCCGGTGCACGCCGCCTGAATGGTCGATGGTGAGCGTGCCGCCGGCGAGGCCGGCGCGTTCGGACATCCCGATGATGCCGTGGCCGGTCTGCGAAGGGGGACCGGCGTCAGGGCGGATCGCGTTGGAGACGCGCAATCGGTAGTCGTTCGACCAGTCCTGCTCCACCAGTACGGGGCGGGACAGATCTCCGTGCTTGAGCGCGTTCGTCAGGCACTCGCTGAGGATCCGATAGGCCGTCAACGCGATGAGCTCCGAGGGCCGGCGCACGCCCGTCTCGCGCACCTCGAGCCGCATCCCGGAGGCCCGCATGCGCTCGAACAGGTCCTCCTGCTGGCCGTAGCCGAGCCGGGCGCCGGGCGCCTCGCGGTTGCGCAGCTCGGTGAGGATGGTGCGCACGTCGGCCATCGCCGACCGGGCCGTCTCCCCGATGACCTCCAGGGCCCGTTCGGCCTCCTCCGGAGAGGACTTCATCGTGTACCGCGCACCGTCCGACTGCGCCGCCACCACGGCCCACGAGTGCGCCACCACATCGTGCATATCGGCGGCGATCCGCGCCCGTTCCTGCTGTTGGTCCAGCGCCTCGGCCAGACGCAGCCGCTCGGACTCCTCCAGCCGGGCGTCGATCCGGGCCTGCACCCTCTGCCGGCTCTGGAAACGCAGGAACCCGACGATCCAGCCGCCTCCGCAGACCACGGCGGCCGACATGGCGATCGCGAGGACCGCGACAGGTTCGAGACCGAGCCGGGTGCCGCTGCCGAAACGCATGAGCGGGGCGGCGATGCCGGCCACCACGGGGGCGACGGCCGAACCGACGAGACCTGTGCGACGGAACACCGCACGACGGTCCGCGCCGAGTGTGAAGTAGAGGGGCGCGTACGCCAGGTCGGCGAGCGGGACGAGCTCCGCTCTCCCCAACTGGATGACAGCTCCCAGCACCGCGAAGCCGATCATGAGCGGCAGGGACAGTCGGCGGGTCACCAGGGCGAGGGCCAGCACAACGACCGTGGCCCACGCCGAGGCGCCGTAGGTGCCGGCTGCGGCCGCGCAGACGACGACGAAGAGGGCGGCCGTCAGGAGGTCGGCCTGCACGCGCCGTGGAGACACCCCGCCGTCTCCCCACACGTCGGCCGTGCTCATGGATCGCTTCCCGTTCCTCGATGGTCTCGGCACGACGCGGTCGCCGTGCGAGGTACGACCGTACGCGAGCAGCGTGGTGGGGCACCCGGGTCGGCGCACCGGGTTAGCGTGTGCGGATGGGGACCTGGGACGCCGGTGTGATGTATCGATCGAGCCGTCGGGCGGTGCTGGCGGCGGGGGTCGTCGTGCCGGTCACGGCGCTCGCGAGCTGCACCGGCTCCGGCAGCGGTGGTGACGGATCGAAGGACGCCGCCGCGAAGCTGGCCGCGGCGCTGCAGTCGGGACATTTCACGGGCAGCCCGGTCACCGGGCAGGACGTCGACACGTCGTACGCCGCGGTCGTCCGCGGGCTGGGCGCCACCGCGCACACCGTGCAGGTCGTCAAAACCGTTGCAGGAGCTGCGAAGTCGTCGAAGACGGTGACGCTCGCGACGCAGTGGACGCTCGCCGGCGGCCGTCGATGGTCCTACGAGCAGCAGGTCACCATGACGTCTGCGGACAAGAAGTGGACGACGCCGTGGTCCTCCACCCTGGTCCATCCGCAGCTGCGCACGGGCGAGCACCTGACGGCGGCATCGGTCGCGCAGGATCGCGGCGACATCACCGACGACAACGGCGACGCCATCGTGACCTACCGGCCCGTCTACCGGGTCGGCATCGACAAGACCAAGACGGCTGCCGCGACCGCGACGGCCTCGGCGACGAAACTCGCTGCGGTCGTCGGCGTGGACGCCGCGTCGTACGCGAAGAGTGTCGCGGCGAGCGGTCCCTCGGCGTTCGTCGAGGCCATCGTGCTGCGGACGCAGGCAGTGTCGGCCGCGGAGCAGTCCCGGATCCGGGCGATCCCGGGGGCGGTGTTGATCTCCGACCGGCGCCCGCTCGCGCCGTCCGCGACCTTCGCCCGCGCGGTGCTCGGCACAGTCGGCCCGGCGACCGCGGAGATCATCAAGGACAGCAAGGGCACCAAGGACCCGGTGACCGCGACCGACCTGGTGGGCATCGGCGGCCTGCAGCAGCAGTACGACGCGCAGCTGCGGGGGACCGCCGCGTTGCAGATCAGCGCTGTGCTGCCGGGCGCCAGCGGTCCGCAGTCGGTGCGCACCCTCGCCTCGCTCGGCGCGGTCGCGCCGAGGCCGCTCCGGACCACGCTGCGTCAGGACCTGCAGTCCACTGCGGAGTCACTGCTGCAGGGCCAGAAGAGCCCGTCGGCACTGGTGGCGATCCGACCGTCCACCGGCGAGGTGCTGGTCGCGGCGTCCGGCGCGGGCTCGCAGGGATACGACACGGCGTTCCTCGGCCGCTACGCCCCGGGGTCGACCTTCAAGGTGGTCTCGTCGCTGGCGCTGCTGCGGTCCGGGCTGAAGATCACCGACACGGTCGACTGCACCCCGACGATCTCGGTGCAGGGCCGGATCGTGAAGAACTTCCCGGACTATCCCAAGGACAAGCTCGGGATGATCCCCTTCAAGACCGCTGTGGCCAACTCGTGCAACACCGTGATGATCCGCGGAGCCGACCGGGCGTCGCAGAGTTCCCTTGCGGTGGCTGCGGATTCGCTCGGCCTGACGCAGAACCCGTCCGACGGTCCGTTCTTCGGCAGCGTGCCGCCCGGGGACACCGGAGCCGACCATCAGGTGTCGATGATCGGTCAGGGCAAGGTGCTCGCCTCACCGCTCGGGATGGCGACCGTCGCAGCCTCGGTCGCGCACGGCGCTCGCGTCACGCCGTTCCTGCTGCCCGACCACAAACCGACCGTGTCCAAGCAGCCGACCACTCCGCTCACGGCTGCGGAGACGACGTCCCTGCGCGCGCTGATGCGCGCCGTGGTGACCGAGGGCGGCGCGACGGGCCTGCAGTCGGTGCCCGGTGGGCCGGTGATGGCCAAGACCGGCACGGCCGAGTACGGCACCGGCAACCCGCCGCAGACCCACTCGTGGATGATCGCGATCCAGGGCGACCTCGCGATCGCCGTCTTCGTCGAGACCGGCGGCTACGGCGGCGTGACCTGCCTGCCGATCGTGAAGAGCTTCCTCACCGCGGCTGGGAGGGCATGACCGGCGACCATTAGGGTTTTGCGCGTGCTCCATAACCTTCGCTTACCTGCCGGTCGATGGCTGGGCGCGCTGATCGTCCTCCTCTTCGGGGCGATGGTGGCTCTGCCCGCGGCAGGAGCCGCCACGTCTGGCGGTCACCCACAGAGTGTCGGGCGGGCCTCGACGGCATCGGTTCCCAAGGTGCTGCGGGTCGGCACCGAGGGCACCTACCCGCCGTTCGATTTCAACCAGGACGGAAAGCTCACCGGCTTCGACGTCGAGGTGGTGCAGCAGATTGCCCAGCGCCTGGGTGTGAAGGTGCAGTTCGTCCAGGTGCCCTTCGACTCCCTCTTCGCGGCTCTCAGGGCCGGGCGCATCGACATGATCGCCGACCAGATCACCATCAACACCGAGCGGCAGTCCCTCTACGACCTGTCCTCGCCGTACGTCGACACCACCGGGGTCATCGTCACCCGCAAGAGCGAGAACGACATCCACTCCCTCGCGGACATCAAGGGCCGGAAGGCCGCCGAGAGCAGCACCAGCAACTGGGGCGACATCGCCCGCAAGGCGGGCGCCAGCATCCAGACGGTGGAGGGGCTCGATCAATCGCTGAAGTTGTTGCAGGAGAAGCGCATCGACGTGCTGGTCAACGACCAGCTGGCCGTCAAGTACGCCCTGCGCGTCACAGGCGCGAACGATCTGAAGATCGTCGGCACGACGTCCGATGCGAGCCAGTCGGCGTTCGCGGCCCGCAAGGGCAGCGGGTTCATGACCCAGATCGACTCCCAGATCGCGGCCATGAAGGCCGACGGCAGCCTGAAGAAGACCTACGACAAGTACTTCACGGTCGCGCCGAAGGTGCCGAGCACCTGGGACACCATCCGCACCAACCTGGTGCCGATGCTGAAGAGCCTGGTGACCGGCACCCTGCCGCTCACCGCGATCAGCTTCGTGGTCGGGCTGGTCATCGCGCTCGGCGTGGCCATGGCCCGGATGTCCAACCGGCTGGTGCTGTCCGGTGTCGCCCGCGCGTACATCGGACTGATCCGCGGCACACCGCTGCTGGTGCAGCTGTTCATCATCTTCTTCGGCCTGCCCGAGCTCGGTGTGAAGTTCAACCCGTTCCCCGCGGCGGTGATCGCCTTCAGCCTCAACGTCGGCGGGTATGCCGCCGAGACGATCCGAGCCGCCATCCAGAGCATCCCGCGCGGGCAGTGGGAGGCAGCGTCGACCGTTGGGATGGACTATCGGACGTCGTTACGGCGGGTGATCATCCCGCAGGCTGCCCGGACCGCCGTACCCCCGCTGTCCAACGAGCTCATCTCGCTGGTCAAGGACACGTCACTGGCATCCACGATCCTGGTGACCGAGGTCTTCCGCAGGGCGCAGACCGCCGCAGCGACGAGTGGGAAGTATCTGGAGCTCTACTCCACGGCGGCGGTCTACTACCTGGTGGTCTGCCTGATCCTGGCGTTCATCCAGGACAGACTCGAAGGACGACTGGGCAGGTTCGTGGCGCGATGAGTGATCTGGTGCAGGTCAGCGGACTGGCCAAGTCGTTCGGCGACCACATGGTGCTCAAGGACATCGCCCTCAGGGTGCCCGCGGGATCTGTGACGGTGGTGCTGGGACCGTCAGGTTCCGGCAAGACCACGCTGCTGCGGGCACTCAACGCGCTGGAGATCCCCGACTCCGGCACGGTCCGGATCGCCGACGTGGAGGTGGACTTCTCCAAGATCACCCCCGGTCGCGGCGGGCGGGTGCCGAAGCAGCAGGCACGGCTGCTGGCCCGGTACCGCGCACAGAGCGGGATGGTCTTCCAGAGTCACAACCTGTTCCCTCACCGCACGGTGCTGCAGAACCTCACCGAGGGTCCTGTCGTGGTGCAGAAGCGGCCGACGGCCGAGGCGACGGCGGCGGCCCGGGAGCTGCTGGCGAAGGTGGGTCTCGCCGATCAGGCCGACAAGCACCCCTTCCAGCTGTCCGGCGGGCAGCAGCAGCGGGTCGGCATCGCCCGCGCGCTGGCGTTGCGTCCGGAGCTGCTGCTCTTCGACGAGCCCACCTCGGCCCTCGACCCCGAGCTGGTGGGTGACGTGCTCGGCGTGATGCGCGACCTCGCGCAGGAGGGCCGCACGATGATCGTGGTGACCCACGAGGTGCGCTTCGCCCAGCAGGTCGCCGACCAGGTGCTCTTCATCGACGGCGGCAGCGTCGTGGAGTCCGGCCCGCCGAGTCAGGTCATCGCCGATCCTCAGCAGGAGCGCACCCGCACCTTCCTGCGCCGCATCCTCGACCCGCTCTGACCCCTCGACGGAGCGTGAGGATCAGCGGAAGGCGCCCTCGCCGGTCAGCGCCTGTCCCACGATCAGCTGGTGCACCTCGGAGGTGCCCTCGTAGGTCATCACCGACTCCAGGTTGTTGGCGTGCCGCATCACCGGGTAGTCCAGGGTGATGCCGTTGGCCGCCAGGATGGTGCGGCACTCGCGGGCGATCTTGATGGCCTCGCGGCAGCTGTTGAGCTTGCCGACGCTGACCTGCGCGGGCTGCAGGGTGCCGGCGTCCTTGAGGCGGCCGATGTGCAGGGCCAGCAACTGGCCCTTCATCAGCTCCAGCGTCATGTCGGCCAGCTTGGCCTGGGTCAGCTGGTAACCGGCGAGCGGCTTGTCGTAGATGACGCGCGAGTCGGCGTACTCCAACGCGGTCTCCAGACAGTCACGCGCGGCGCCCATGGCGCCGAAGATGATGCCGAAGCGGGCCTCGGACAGGCAGGTCAGCGGCCCGCGCAGCCCGGCGACCTCGGGGAGGACGGCGTCGCCCGGCAATCGCATGTCCTCGAAGGACAGTCCGGCGGTCTTGGACGCCCGCAGCGACAGCTTGTGCTTGACCTCGGTGGCGGTGAAGCCCTTGGTGTCGGTCGGCACGACGAAACCGCGGATCTTGTCGTCGGTCTGCGCCCAGACGACGGCGACGTCGGCGACGGTGCCGTTGGTGATCCACATCTTGCTGCCGTTGATGACCCAGTCGTCGCCATCGCGCTTGGCGCGGGTGCGCATGCCGGCCGGGTCGGAGCCGAAGTCCGGCTCGGTGAGCCCGAAGCAGCCGAGCGCCTCACCGGCGGCCATCCGGGGCAGCCACTCCTGCTTCTGCTCCTCGCTGCCGAAGTGGTGGATCGCCGTCATCGCGAGCGAGCCCTGCACCGACATCAGGCTGCGCAGCCCGGAGTCGGCGGCCTCCAGCTCCTGGCACGCCAGGCCGTACATCGTGGCGGAGGCGCCGGCGCACTCGTAGCCGTCCAGGTGCATGCCGAGTACGCCGAGCGCCCCCAGCTGCTGGGCGATCTCGCGCGCCGGGATCTCGCCGGCCTCGAACCAGTCGGCCAGGTAGGGGCGCAACTTGTCGTCCGCGAAGGACCGAACCGTCGTGGCGAGGTCGCATTCCTCCTCGGAGAGGAGCGAGTCGAAGGCGGTCAGTTTGTCCAGGGCGGGGTGCGCGGTCACCCCTCCATCATGACGCCCCGCGGAAGCGGCGTCAGACCTGCGGGCCCTGCTCGCGCCCTTCGATGCCCTTGGTGTCGGGGTTGGTCGCCGTGGCGCCGGTGCGCCCGGAGTCCTGCGACCGGTTGTTCTTGTCGTGGTCGGAGCCGACGTCGCCCTTCAGCGCGTTGAAGATCGCCACACCCTGCCCGGCCAGACCGGTGACCAGGTCGGACAGCCCGTCCGAACCGTTGACGACCGTCATGTTCGCGCCCGCCAGTCCGGCGGCGGCCTTCTCGACGATCTGCGGCAGCTGCGCGATGAGCGCCTGGTCCAGTGCGACCCGGTTGCTGGAGGCTGCTGCTGCCGCCTGGATCTGCACCTTCTCGGCGTCCGCGCGCGCCAGGATCCGCACGCGCTCGGCGTCCGCCTCGGCCGGCTTGACCACTTCGGCGACGAGCTGCTGCTGGCGCAGCTCGGCGTTGCGCTGGGCCAGCTCGGTCTGCGCGGCGATCACCTCGCGCTGGGCCTGCGCCTGCGCGAGGGGCCCGGCCTGAGCCGACTTCGCCTGTGCTGCCTGGGTTTCAGCGGTGTATCCGGCCTGGGTGACGGCGGTGTCGCGCTGGAACTGGGACTGCGCGCGCAGCGACTGCTGCTCGGCCTCGGCCGCGGCCTGGTTGGCGTTCGCCTGGGCGATCTGCGCCTGCTGCTGGATGCGCGCGTTGTGCGGCGCGGCCATCGCCTTGATGTAGCCGAGTCCGCCGTCGTCGATGTTCTGGATCTGCAGCGCGTCGACGAGCAGACCCATCCGCGCCATCTCCTCCTTGGAGCCCTCGAGCACCTCGCCGGCGAGTTTCTGCCGCTCGGTGATGATCTCCTCGACGGTCATCGAGCCGATGATGCTGCGCAGGTGCCCGGCGAAGATCCGCCCGGTGAGCGTGGCCATCTGGGTCTGGTCGGACAGGAAGCGCTGGCCGGCGTTCACGATCGAGTCGTTGTCGGAGCCGATCTTGGCGGCGATGACCGCCTTCACGGTGAGCGCGATGCCCTGCTTGGTGACGCAGGGCTCCTCGACCTCGGCCTCGAAGAGCGAGAGTGTGAGGAACTGCACCTTCCGGAAGACAGGCAGCACGAACGCGCCGTGGCCGGTGACGACGCGGAACGGGGACACGCCTGAGCCCTTGCCGCCCGAGATGAGCATGGCCTCGTCAGCGCGAGGGACCCGGTAACCGAACATTTCTCTCCTTGATGAGTGGGTGGTACGCGCCGAACGTCGGCGAAGGATCGGGGGTGAGGGACCATCTAGAGACGCAGCAAGGAATCCAGGCGTTCCCCCCAAGGGGCGACCTCGACGGTGCGCGGCCCGATCTCGCCGGTGCAGACGACCTGCTGCCCGCGGCGCAGGGGTTCGGGGGAGCGCGCGATGAACGCCTCGGTGCCACCCCTGATGCGGAACACCGCTTCCCCCGGTCCGTCGTCACCCTGCGTCGCCACCGTGAGGTGGCCGATCAGGCCGACCGGCGACAGATCAGACGTGCTCATCCGGACTTCCCGATCGGGCGGCTCCCTCGGCCGCCGTACTCCGTGAAAACTACACCTGCGCACCGAAGTACGACGGCGTACCGGTCGATCGGGAGCACGACTGCGGCTGAGTTCAGGGGTTGCGCTGCGACCACGCGGCCCGGACGACGTCGGCGAGCGGAGTGACGGGTCGCCCGATCAGCTCGGCCAGGGCGTCGCTGTGGGTCTCCAGGTCGCCGTGGGCGATGGAGCTGTCGATGCTCGCGACGAACTCCGCGGTCCCTTCATCGAGGCCGTTGCTGCGCAGCACCGCGACGTACTCGGCCGCGGGGACGTCCCGGTAGGCGACGGTCTTGCCGGACACCTCGCTGATCACGGCGGCCAACTCGGACATGTCGAACGACGGCCCGCCCAGCTCGTAGGTGCGGTCGCCGGACTCGTCCTGCAGCAACGTGGCCACGGCCGCGACGGCGTAGTCCTGGCGGGCGGCCGCGGAGATCCGGCCGTCGCCCGCGGCGCCGACGATCTCGCCGTGCTCGAGGTACTGGTCCAACTGCCGGGTGTAGTTCTCGTCGTACCACCCGTTGCGCAGCAGCACGACCGGCACGCCGGACGCGCGCAGCAGGCGCTCGGTCTCCTGGTGCTCGCCGGCCAGCGGGTTGGTGGTGTCGTCGGCGTTGAGGATGCTCGTGTAGACGATACGCGTCGCGCCGCCCGCCTTCGCCGCCTCGATGACGTTGGTGTGCTGGGGGATCCGCTGACCGGCGGTCGGACCCGAGATCATCAGCACACGGTCGGCGTCGTGCAGAGCGGCGGTCATGGTCTCCGACCGGTCGTAGTCGCCCTCGCGGACCTGGACCCCGCGGTCGGCGAGATCGGCTGCCTTGCTCGGTGTCCGGACGACGGCCACGACGTCCTGGGCCGCCACGCCCCGGGTGAGCAACTCCTCGACGGCGAGGCGCCCTAACTGGCCGCTGGCGGCGGTGACGGTGTACGTGGGCATGGGGATCCTCCTGGTACGGAGCCTGGCCCGACGCGGGCGCGTCGTGTCTTCGGTGGCAACACCGCGGCGGGCTCGATCCATACCGCGCGACGTACGCCATTCGGGATGTCAGTCGAGCCCGGGGGCGACCAGTACATCGGTGGCTACGGGCAGGGCGGCGGCCCGGTCGGCTGGGACCAGCCCGATCCGGGTGCGGCGGTCGAGCAGGTCATCGACGTCGAGGGCACCCTCGTGGGTGACGCCGAAGGCCAGTTCCGCGCGGGTGACGAGTTGGCGCCCGTCGATCGGGGCGAGCAGGTCGGGGTCGTCGGTGAGCGACGGCGCCTCGGTGCCGTACTTGTGGACGAGCCGGGCGGGTGCGGCGAGCCGGTCGAGCACAGCGGGTGCGGCGGCGCCGACGAGCGGCAGGTCATGGGTGCGGCACGGGCCCGCGACCAGTCGGCGCCCGCGGACAGCAGCGTTGACCGCGTCCTGGGCCATCCGGCGGTACGTCGTCAGCTTGCCGCCGATGACGGTCACCACCCCGTCCGGCGAGGTGAGCACCGCGTGCCGCCGGGAGATGTCGGCGGTCGAGCCGCCGGCGTCCAGCAGCGGGCGCAGACCGGCGTAGGTGCCCACGACGTCGACTCGGGTCAGCGGTCGCGCGAGCACCCGGCTGAAGGTCTCGAGCAGGAAGTCGATCTCACCGTCGGTGGCGACCGGCACATCCGGCACGGGGCCGTCGGCGGCCTCGTCGGTGAGTCCGAGGTAGGTGCGGCCGTCCGGCTGCGGCAGCGAGAAGACGAAACGGCCCACGGAGCCGGGGACCGGCGCGTTGAGGATGACTCCGCTCCCGCCGAGCGTCTCCGAGCGCAGGACGAGGTGGGTGCCGCGCGACGGCCGGAGGCTGACCCCTGGCACGAGGCCGCCGGCCCAGACACCGGTGGCGTTCACCACCGCCCGTGCCGTGATGTCGTACGCGGTGCCGGTCAGTTCGTCGCGCACCCGGGCTCCGTCGCCCGCCACGTCCAGGGCGCGGACGCGGGTCAGCACGCGGGCTCCACGACCTGCTGCGGTGCGTGCCAGCGCGATGACGAGCCGGGCGTCGTCCTCGATGCGGGCGTCCCAGGCGGTGATCCCACCCCGCACGTCGTGTCGGAGCGCGGGTGCGAGTTCGCGGGCGCGGGCGGCACCGACGCGGCCCGGCCGGGGCAGCAGGCCGCTCGGCGTACGGACGACCCGGCGCAGGACGTCACCCGCGACGAAACCGGCGCCGATGACCGCGGCGCTGCCGCGGGAGATGTCCGGGGTGAGCGGCACCAGCCACCGGGAGGGCCGCACGAGGTGGGGCGCTGTGCGGCGCAACAGGATCCCTCTCTCGGCCGCGCTCTCGTGGGCGGTGCCGACCTGGCCGTGGGCGAGATAGCGCAACCCACCGTGTGCCAGCTTCGAACTCCACCGCGACGTGCCGAACGCCAGGTCGTGTGCGTCGACGGCCACCACGCTCAGCCCCCTGGACGCCGCGTCGAGCGCCACACCGGCGCCGGTCGCGCCGAGTCCGATCACCAGGAGGTCGACCTGGCGCCCGTCGGTGGCCTCGGCGAGCTCACGCGCCCGACGGGGGCGGTTGAGGGCGGTGTCGCCGGACATGGATGCCTTCCGAGAGTGCCCTTCGTGGGCAGATGCTGTCGAGTGGCTGAGAGCCTCGACGTTGCAATGTTACGGGTCAAAGCACTGTGTCACACTCTAGCCCATGAGTGATCGGATGCACTGGTCCCGCTGGGGAGACCCGGCTCGCACGACGACCCTTCCCGCGAATGCCCTGGCAATGCTCGA
Coding sequences within:
- a CDS encoding acyl-CoA dehydrogenase family protein produces the protein MTAHPALDKLTAFDSLLSEEECDLATTVRSFADDKLRPYLADWFEAGEIPAREIAQQLGALGVLGMHLDGYECAGASATMYGLACQELEAADSGLRSLMSVQGSLAMTAIHHFGSEEQKQEWLPRMAAGEALGCFGLTEPDFGSDPAGMRTRAKRDGDDWVINGSKMWITNGTVADVAVVWAQTDDKIRGFVVPTDTKGFTATEVKHKLSLRASKTAGLSFEDMRLPGDAVLPEVAGLRGPLTCLSEARFGIIFGAMGAARDCLETALEYADSRVIYDKPLAGYQLTQAKLADMTLELMKGQLLALHIGRLKDAGTLQPAQVSVGKLNSCREAIKIARECRTILAANGITLDYPVMRHANNLESVMTYEGTSEVHQLIVGQALTGEGAFR
- a CDS encoding amino acid ABC transporter ATP-binding protein, producing the protein MSDLVQVSGLAKSFGDHMVLKDIALRVPAGSVTVVLGPSGSGKTTLLRALNALEIPDSGTVRIADVEVDFSKITPGRGGRVPKQQARLLARYRAQSGMVFQSHNLFPHRTVLQNLTEGPVVVQKRPTAEATAAARELLAKVGLADQADKHPFQLSGGQQQRVGIARALALRPELLLFDEPTSALDPELVGDVLGVMRDLAQEGRTMIVVTHEVRFAQQVADQVLFIDGGSVVESGPPSQVIADPQQERTRTFLRRILDPL
- a CDS encoding SDR family oxidoreductase; this translates as MPTYTVTAASGQLGRLAVEELLTRGVAAQDVVAVVRTPSKAADLADRGVQVREGDYDRSETMTAALHDADRVLMISGPTAGQRIPQHTNVIEAAKAGGATRIVYTSILNADDTTNPLAGEHQETERLLRASGVPVVLLRNGWYDENYTRQLDQYLEHGEIVGAAGDGRISAAARQDYAVAAVATLLQDESGDRTYELGGPSFDMSELAAVISEVSGKTVAYRDVPAAEYVAVLRSNGLDEGTAEFVASIDSSIAHGDLETHSDALAELIGRPVTPLADVVRAAWSQRNP
- a CDS encoding SPFH domain-containing protein codes for the protein MFGYRVPRADEAMLISGGKGSGVSPFRVVTGHGAFVLPVFRKVQFLTLSLFEAEVEEPCVTKQGIALTVKAVIAAKIGSDNDSIVNAGQRFLSDQTQMATLTGRIFAGHLRSIIGSMTVEEIITERQKLAGEVLEGSKEEMARMGLLVDALQIQNIDDGGLGYIKAMAAPHNARIQQQAQIAQANANQAAAEAEQQSLRAQSQFQRDTAVTQAGYTAETQAAQAKSAQAGPLAQAQAQREVIAAQTELAQRNAELRQQQLVAEVVKPAEADAERVRILARADAEKVQIQAAAAASSNRVALDQALIAQLPQIVEKAAAGLAGANMTVVNGSDGLSDLVTGLAGQGVAIFNALKGDVGSDHDKNNRSQDSGRTGATATNPDTKGIEGREQGPQV
- a CDS encoding glycerol-3-phosphate dehydrogenase/oxidase, translated to MSGDTALNRPRRARELAEATDGRQVDLLVIGLGATGAGVALDAASRGLSVVAVDAHDLAFGTSRWSSKLAHGGLRYLAHGQVGTAHESAAERGILLRRTAPHLVRPSRWLVPLTPDISRGSAAVIGAGFVAGDVLRRVVRTPSGLLPRPGRVGAARARELAPALRHDVRGGITAWDARIEDDARLVIALARTAAGRGARVLTRVRALDVAGDGARVRDELTGTAYDITARAVVNATGVWAGGLVPGVSLRPSRGTHLVLRSETLGGSGVILNAPVPGSVGRFVFSLPQPDGRTYLGLTDEAADGPVPDVPVATDGEIDFLLETFSRVLARPLTRVDVVGTYAGLRPLLDAGGSTADISRRHAVLTSPDGVVTVIGGKLTTYRRMAQDAVNAAVRGRRLVAGPCRTHDLPLVGAAAPAVLDRLAAPARLVHKYGTEAPSLTDDPDLLAPIDGRQLVTRAELAFGVTHEGALDVDDLLDRRTRIGLVPADRAAALPVATDVLVAPGLD